A section of the Macadamia integrifolia cultivar HAES 741 chromosome 9, SCU_Mint_v3, whole genome shotgun sequence genome encodes:
- the LOC122089934 gene encoding phosphoenolpyruvate carboxylase kinase 1-like has translation MSEGLKKLYQVYEEIGQGRFGTVFRCFFPTSGDFFALKSIDKRLLSDSVDRECIEKEAKIMQHLSGNPNVVQIADVFEDDAFLDIVMELCDSSDLFDRISKRTFSDVEAAAIMLPLMEAIAHCHRKGVAHRDIKPDNILFDSRNRLKLADFGSAEIFHDGLPMKGIVGTPYYVAPEVLSGWDYTENVDVWSAGVIMYIMLSGIPPFYGDSAAEIFEAVRRGNLRFPTRNFFSVSLAAKDLLRKMLSKDVSKRFSAEQVLGHPWITSGGEVRLMN, from the exons ATGAGCGAGGGATTGAAGAAGCTCTACCAGGTTTATGAAGAGATCGGTCAGGGAAGATTCGGTACCGTTTTCCGGTGCTTCTTTCCTACATCCGGTGACTTCTTCGCCTTAAAATCCATCGACAAACGTCTCCTCTCCGACTCCGTCGATCGAGAATGCATCGAGAAAGAGGCCAAGATTATGCAACATCTCAGCGGCAACCCTAATGTCGTTCAAATCGCCGATGTTTTCGAGGACGATGCTTTTCTTGACATCGTTATGGAGCTCTGCGATTCTTCCGACCTCTTCGATCGTATCTCCAAACGCACTTTCTCCGATGTCGAAGCTGCTGCTATTATGTTACCTTTGATGGAGGCGATCGCTCATTGTCACCGGAAGGGCGTTGCTCACCGTGATATTAAGCCTGATAACATACTCTTTGACAGTCGGAATCGGCTGAAGCTGGCTGATTTTGGATCTGCTGAGATCTTTCACGACGGGCTACCCATGAAAGGGATCGTTGGGACGCCTTACTATGTTGCTCCCGAGGTGCTTTCTGGATGGGATTACACTGAGAATGTGGACGTTTGGAGTGCGGGAGTTATTATGTACATAATGTTGTCTGGAATCCCTCCTTTTTATGGGGATTCTGCGGCTGAGATCTTTGAGGCGGTACGTCGTGGGAATCTCCGCTTTCCTACTCGGAATTTTTTCTCTGTGTCACTAGCGGCGAAGGATCTTCTGCGAAAGATGCTTTCAAAGGACGTCTCCAAGAGATTCTCGGCCGAGCAAGTACTCG ggCATCCGTGGATCACAAGCGGGGGCGAAGTTAGATTGATGAATTGA